A stretch of the Pseudanabaena sp. BC1403 genome encodes the following:
- a CDS encoding response regulator — MTYSLKVLSIEDSEDDALLVIRELRRGGFNVVWERVETAEDLRTALTSQTWDVIISDYHLPKFDASRALQIVKQEFPDLPFIVVSGLIGETSAVELMKAGAQDYLMKGNLARLAEAVRREIREAQIRLERQRSKQQLESAQERLQLAIEGSGIGLWDWNIQTGAVTINEQWAKIIGYSIEELAPIGFETWQQHTHPDDFQKVNFALEQYLHHKTQSYECELRMLHKSGAWIWLLSKGKVVEWDAANRPLRMTATYLDISTRKQAELRVEMQNLILERIAKGEPLPDMLDMLVRATEDQIEGGICSILLCDHDGILHLGAAPNLPDDYNQAIEGLVISEGVGSCGTAAFRKEPVIVTDITTDPLWRDFKELALTHNLRSCWSFPAIASDGSVLATFAVYHPDIHIPQPRELEVISLAANIVKIAIEREQATKKLEQLNRELEDRVEQRTDALRQSEARLREAQQIAHLGSWELDVITQKVTWSEEIFTILSLDPHRSTLTHEQFVQFLAPHEQERLKLLNKRAIRYRESFTLDAEIVCADGSIGYIFIKTEPIWDALGKVTRLLGIVMDISDRYAMQEALRRSEERARATLKALPDLVFRVDREGKYLDFMVSPQGRYLVDPQQLVGKNIHETFPIPTSTIYAERKYAALQQALVTQTVQIYEQQIEIGDQCRYEEIRVAPSGSDEVVFFIRDISDRKRAEVQLHQTNQELARATRLKDEFLANMSHELRTPLNAILGMTEGLQEQVFGKISDRQLKALQTIESSGSHLLELINDILDLSKIASGQIELDCTLTSINRLCQSSLTFIRQQALQKCIQVHTKIQMDLPDLLVDERRIRQVLINLLSNAVKFTPAGGTITLEVSRLQLITSFQEEANEEVKEYLQIVVIDTGIGIAEENIQKLFKPFVQIDSALNRQYEGTGLGLSLVKQMVELHGGKVGLTSELGVGSRFTVELPYAPNVEFSSKVLDIDIATTSSQLESPATSKLQVPLILIAEDNEANIMTLSSYLLAKGYRIVLAKNGEEAIAIALSARPDLILMDVQMPLMDGLEAIRRIRQITSLANVPIIALTALAMATDQDRCLAAGANEYLPKPIKLKELVAMIKKILV, encoded by the coding sequence TGACTTACAGCCTAAAGGTCTTAAGTATTGAAGATTCAGAGGATGATGCGCTTTTAGTGATACGCGAACTGCGGCGTGGAGGATTTAATGTTGTTTGGGAACGAGTGGAGACAGCCGAAGATCTACGCACGGCACTAACTAGTCAAACTTGGGATGTGATCATTTCTGATTACCATTTACCGAAGTTCGATGCATCTAGAGCGCTGCAAATCGTTAAACAAGAATTTCCTGATCTTCCTTTTATTGTAGTCTCTGGATTAATTGGTGAGACTTCAGCTGTAGAACTGATGAAAGCAGGCGCTCAGGATTACCTAATGAAAGGGAACCTAGCTCGTTTAGCCGAAGCTGTGCGACGAGAAATTCGGGAAGCTCAGATTCGACTTGAGCGTCAACGTTCAAAACAGCAGCTAGAAAGCGCCCAAGAACGTCTGCAACTCGCCATTGAAGGTTCAGGCATTGGTCTATGGGACTGGAATATTCAGACAGGGGCAGTAACGATCAATGAGCAATGGGCTAAAATTATCGGTTATTCTATTGAAGAGTTAGCACCAATCGGTTTTGAAACTTGGCAACAGCATACCCATCCAGATGATTTTCAGAAGGTCAATTTTGCTTTGGAGCAATACCTTCACCACAAGACACAGAGCTATGAATGCGAACTACGAATGCTCCATAAATCTGGTGCTTGGATCTGGTTATTGAGCAAAGGCAAAGTGGTCGAATGGGATGCCGCAAATAGACCATTACGGATGACAGCTACATATTTAGATATCTCTACGCGCAAACAAGCTGAATTGCGAGTAGAGATGCAAAACCTGATCTTGGAGCGAATTGCCAAAGGAGAACCTTTGCCAGATATGCTGGATATGCTGGTACGTGCAACGGAAGATCAAATTGAAGGAGGGATCTGTTCTATTTTACTTTGCGATCACGATGGCATATTGCATCTTGGCGCAGCGCCTAATTTGCCCGATGATTATAATCAAGCCATCGAAGGGCTAGTAATTAGCGAGGGTGTGGGTTCCTGTGGCACAGCCGCTTTTCGCAAAGAACCTGTGATTGTTACCGATATTACCACCGATCCACTTTGGCGGGATTTTAAGGAATTAGCCTTGACTCATAATTTGCGATCATGCTGGTCATTTCCTGCGATCGCTAGTGATGGTTCGGTGCTAGCCACCTTTGCGGTTTATCACCCTGATATTCATATTCCACAGCCACGAGAACTGGAGGTGATTAGTCTTGCCGCAAATATTGTCAAAATTGCGATCGAGCGGGAACAAGCCACTAAAAAACTAGAGCAGTTAAATCGGGAATTGGAAGATCGGGTGGAACAACGCACCGATGCTTTGAGGCAGAGTGAAGCCCGCTTGCGAGAAGCTCAACAAATTGCTCATCTTGGTAGTTGGGAACTGGACGTAATCACCCAAAAAGTTACTTGGTCTGAGGAAATATTCACCATTCTTTCCCTCGATCCCCATAGATCTACATTAACCCATGAACAATTTGTCCAATTTTTGGCTCCTCATGAACAAGAGCGCTTAAAACTACTGAATAAAAGAGCAATTAGATATCGAGAATCCTTTACCCTTGATGCAGAGATTGTCTGTGCTGATGGTTCCATTGGTTATATTTTTATCAAAACTGAGCCGATCTGGGATGCGCTGGGAAAGGTAACCCGATTGTTGGGAATTGTGATGGATATTAGCGATCGCTATGCCATGCAAGAAGCTCTACGACGCAGTGAAGAAAGAGCTAGAGCCACTCTCAAGGCTTTGCCCGATCTGGTGTTTCGAGTTGATCGCGAAGGAAAATATTTGGATTTTATGGTGTCACCTCAAGGTCGCTACCTTGTTGATCCGCAGCAACTAGTTGGAAAAAATATTCATGAGACTTTTCCCATACCGACTTCGACAATTTACGCAGAGCGCAAATATGCAGCTCTTCAGCAAGCACTTGTCACGCAGACTGTCCAAATTTATGAACAGCAGATTGAGATTGGCGATCAATGCCGTTATGAGGAGATTCGGGTTGCTCCCAGTGGAAGTGATGAAGTGGTCTTTTTTATTCGAGATATTAGCGATCGCAAGCGAGCAGAGGTACAACTGCACCAAACAAATCAAGAACTTGCCCGTGCCACGAGACTTAAGGATGAATTTCTGGCTAACATGAGTCACGAACTTCGCACCCCTCTCAACGCAATTTTGGGAATGACTGAAGGCTTACAAGAACAAGTATTCGGTAAAATTAGCGATCGTCAACTAAAAGCCCTGCAAACTATTGAGTCTAGTGGATCTCACCTATTGGAACTAATCAATGACATCCTTGATCTTTCTAAAATAGCCTCTGGACAAATCGAACTTGACTGTACCCTCACTTCGATCAATCGTCTCTGTCAATCTAGTCTGACGTTTATTAGGCAGCAAGCCCTGCAAAAATGTATCCAAGTTCATACTAAAATCCAGATGGATTTGCCAGATTTGCTCGTGGATGAACGTCGCATCCGTCAGGTATTGATTAATCTTCTTAGCAATGCTGTCAAATTTACTCCAGCAGGAGGAACTATAACTTTGGAAGTTAGTCGCCTTCAGTTGATCACTTCTTTCCAAGAAGAAGCTAATGAAGAAGTAAAAGAATACTTGCAAATAGTGGTAATTGATACTGGCATTGGTATTGCCGAAGAAAACATTCAGAAATTATTTAAGCCTTTTGTCCAAATCGACAGTGCGTTGAATCGTCAATATGAAGGCACGGGTTTGGGTCTGTCTCTAGTTAAGCAAATGGTGGAACTTCATGGTGGCAAGGTAGGATTAACCAGCGAGCTTGGTGTAGGTAGTCGCTTCACCGTAGAGCTACCCTATGCTCCCAATGTTGAGTTCTCCTCTAAAGTACTCGACATTGATATAGCAACTACGAGTTCACAACTGGAATCTCCAGCCACAAGCAAGTTACAAGTTCCTTTGATTTTGATTGCCGAAGACAATGAAGCCAATATCATGACGCTTTCTAGTTATCTATTGGCAAAAGGCTATCGCATTGTATTAGCTAAAAATGGGGAGGAGGCGATCGCGATCGCATTGTCGGCTAGACCTGATTTGATATTGATGGATGTGCAAATGCCATTAATGGATGGGTTAGAAGCAATTAGACGGATTCGGCAGATTACTAGTCTAGCCAATGTCCCGATTATTGCTCTGACTGCTTTAGCAATGGCAACTGATCAAGATCGTTGTCTTGCCGCAGGTGCTAATGAGTATCTTCCGAAACCCATAAAATTAAAGGAACTTGTTGCAATGATTAAAAAAATATTAGTTTAA
- a CDS encoding PAS domain S-box protein, producing MRELIQSNSNSQNQDLINAEASRLDWGNLIATIALGIQQSFALSTILQTTADEVQQLLHCDRVLFYQFAPDLSDQDEFLSGFQEPANLVIPVLNASQRWGVLIAHVHNDKTPRRWQPEEIHGLRQIAVHVGIAIHQASLLAQLKEAKEAVSVQMGGFAELNQTNHQFLQSEEKYRHLINNLHAGFVVHAPDTSVIFCNSNACELLGLTPDQMLGKTATDPTWHFVYEDGTAMPFKEYPVNQVLRTGLPLRNYVVGIYQGEQTQVWVLVNAFPEFDANKQIQQIVITFIDISDRKKVELENREAQNFLNSIIENIPNMLFVKDAENLRFVRFNKVGEELLGYSRESLIGKSDYDFFPPEEVDFFIAKDREVLASCKVLDIPEEVIQTRNKGARILHTKKIPIFDEFGHPQYLLGISEDITERKQAELALQESESRFQKIALSSPGAIYILVRSLDGTNYFEYVSAAFEDICEVSVKQLLENFNNYKTLIHPEDLAGYQEAVKYSMQNLSPFKHSWRIITPIQKLKWVQVSSRNECRDNGDIAWYGVMLDITDLKQTEIALAKAKEVAEAATKEKSQFLANMSHEIRTPMNGVLGMAEILANTKLTEDQKDILQTIRDSGDALLVIINDILDFSKIESGMFQLEEHSFVLKDLILSVCSLLSKQALAKDIVVQYEISPDIPTNVLGDSNRLRQILLNLIGNSIKFTQNGSINISITKNRTDENGLLELTFSIKDTGIGIDCDRIDRLFQPFTQADSSISRKYGGTGLGLAISESLVRLMGGDIWVESLGNIGGIPPESWTIDPDLTQGSVFYFTINLKVVAEAKAISQKTLSEPQLDVKTDQSKYQILLAEDNLVNQKVAAMMLKKLGYIADIANNGLEVLRMVEMRVYDLILMDMQMPEMDGVTATKIIRQSNQPQPRIIAVTANALEEDRQKCFDAGMNDFVTKPLLIQELNRIISEYSQTRQLSQRQIAHT from the coding sequence ATGAGAGAGTTAATTCAAAGTAATTCAAACAGCCAAAATCAGGACTTGATTAACGCCGAAGCATCTCGACTTGATTGGGGAAATCTGATAGCGACAATTGCTCTGGGGATTCAGCAATCTTTCGCTCTGTCAACAATTTTGCAAACAACTGCGGACGAAGTGCAGCAACTACTGCACTGCGATCGCGTATTGTTTTATCAGTTTGCCCCAGATCTGAGCGATCAAGATGAATTTCTTTCGGGGTTTCAGGAACCCGCTAATCTGGTGATTCCAGTATTAAATGCATCTCAGCGTTGGGGAGTCCTCATTGCCCATGTCCATAATGACAAAACACCCCGTCGTTGGCAGCCAGAAGAAATTCATGGATTGCGGCAAATCGCCGTTCATGTTGGCATTGCCATCCATCAGGCATCTTTGCTAGCACAATTGAAAGAAGCAAAAGAAGCGGTATCGGTTCAAATGGGGGGATTTGCTGAGCTAAACCAGACTAATCATCAGTTTTTACAAAGCGAAGAAAAATATCGACATCTGATTAATAATCTTCATGCTGGTTTCGTGGTTCATGCCCCAGACACAAGCGTCATTTTCTGCAACTCTAATGCCTGTGAGCTATTGGGACTAACTCCAGATCAGATGTTAGGAAAAACAGCGACCGACCCAACTTGGCATTTTGTTTATGAAGATGGAACTGCTATGCCATTTAAAGAATATCCAGTCAATCAAGTTCTCAGGACTGGTCTACCTCTGAGGAACTATGTAGTAGGAATCTATCAAGGCGAACAAACCCAAGTTTGGGTTTTGGTTAACGCATTTCCAGAGTTTGACGCTAACAAGCAAATTCAACAAATTGTGATCACATTTATTGATATAAGCGATCGCAAAAAAGTCGAATTAGAAAATCGGGAAGCTCAGAATTTTCTCAATTCAATTATTGAAAATATCCCTAATATGCTCTTTGTTAAGGATGCTGAGAACCTAAGATTTGTGCGTTTCAACAAGGTTGGTGAAGAACTGCTTGGCTATTCCCGAGAATCATTAATCGGCAAAAGTGATTATGATTTTTTCCCGCCAGAGGAAGTAGATTTTTTCATCGCTAAAGATCGTGAGGTGTTGGCAAGTTGTAAGGTTCTCGATATTCCCGAAGAAGTTATTCAAACCAGAAATAAGGGTGCAAGAATTTTACATACTAAAAAAATTCCTATTTTTGATGAGTTTGGTCATCCTCAATACTTATTAGGCATTTCTGAAGATATTACTGAACGCAAACAAGCTGAACTAGCTCTGCAAGAAAGCGAATCTAGATTTCAGAAGATTGCCTTATCATCACCAGGAGCTATCTATATTCTCGTGCGCAGTCTAGATGGCACAAACTACTTTGAATATGTAAGTGCAGCCTTTGAAGATATTTGCGAAGTTAGTGTTAAACAGTTACTAGAAAACTTCAACAACTATAAGACATTGATTCATCCTGAGGATCTGGCAGGTTATCAAGAAGCTGTTAAATATAGTATGCAAAATCTGTCACCTTTTAAACATAGTTGGCGGATTATTACCCCTATCCAAAAGCTAAAATGGGTACAGGTTAGCTCCCGCAACGAATGTCGTGATAATGGAGATATCGCTTGGTATGGAGTGATGTTAGATATAACTGATCTTAAACAAACTGAAATAGCTTTAGCGAAAGCCAAGGAAGTCGCAGAAGCAGCGACTAAAGAGAAAAGTCAGTTTCTTGCTAACATGAGTCATGAAATTCGCACACCGATGAATGGTGTCTTAGGAATGGCTGAAATACTTGCAAATACTAAGCTTACTGAAGATCAGAAAGATATTCTGCAAACGATTCGAGATAGTGGTGATGCTCTTTTAGTAATAATCAACGATATTCTCGATTTCTCAAAAATAGAATCAGGAATGTTTCAATTAGAAGAGCATTCTTTTGTTCTAAAAGATTTAATTTTATCTGTTTGTAGTCTATTGAGTAAGCAAGCTCTAGCCAAAGATATTGTTGTTCAGTATGAAATTTCTCCTGATATTCCAACTAATGTTTTAGGAGATAGCAATCGCCTACGTCAAATCCTCTTAAATTTAATTGGTAATTCAATTAAATTTACTCAAAATGGTAGTATTAATATTTCTATTACCAAGAATAGAACGGATGAGAATGGACTATTAGAACTAACTTTTTCTATTAAAGATACGGGAATTGGTATCGACTGCGATCGCATTGATCGGCTATTTCAGCCCTTTACCCAAGCTGACTCTTCCATTTCACGAAAATATGGTGGTACTGGCTTAGGTTTAGCGATTAGCGAAAGTTTAGTGAGATTAATGGGCGGGGACATTTGGGTAGAAAGCTTGGGCAATATTGGGGGAATACCTCCTGAGAGTTGGACTATAGATCCAGACTTAACTCAAGGTTCAGTCTTTTATTTTACGATTAACTTAAAAGTAGTTGCCGAAGCGAAAGCTATATCCCAAAAAACTTTAAGTGAACCCCAACTAGATGTGAAGACGGATCAATCCAAGTATCAAATCCTCCTCGCTGAAGATAATCTTGTCAATCAAAAAGTAGCGGCAATGATGCTCAAAAAGCTGGGATATATTGCTGACATTGCTAATAATGGCTTAGAAGTATTACGAATGGTAGAAATGCGAGTTTATGATCTCATTCTCATGGATATGCAAATGCCAGAAATGGATGGAGTTACGGCAACAAAGATTATTCGCCAGTCTAACCAACCGCAACCTCGGATTATTGCCGTAACAGCTAATGCTTTAGAAGAAGATCGTCAAAAATGCTTTGATGCAGGAATGAATGATTTTGTAACTAAACCGCTTCTAATTCAAGAGCTGAATCGCATCATTTCAGAATATTCCCAAACAAGGCAGCTTAGCCAAAGGCAGATTGCCCATACCTAA
- a CDS encoding heme o synthase, which translates to MQETAIQELNISETAIAENIIDKASQSLSRNWREAIQDYTELTKPRIIVLLLITTAGAMWIASEGQVDAFLMFITVLGGAIAAASANAINCLYDRDIDAKMERTSWRPIPSGRIQPLNALIFAIVLAIISFTLLTVYANLLAACLAMSGIATYVGVYTIWLKRSSTQNIVIGGAAGAIPPLVGWAAVTGELSWAAWVLFAIIFVWTPPHFWALALMIRDEYAKVGVPMLPVVKGAEVTADQILLYTLLLVPVSLLLVYPCNVMGLVYALSAVGLGGAFIFKATQLLKEPSDRTVARSVFKYSILYLGLLCVAMGIDSLPVAHISGEKAIALLQTTIAILNP; encoded by the coding sequence ATGCAAGAAACAGCAATTCAAGAATTGAATATCTCAGAAACAGCGATCGCAGAAAATATCATTGATAAAGCCAGTCAATCTTTAAGTCGCAACTGGCGAGAAGCTATTCAAGATTATACGGAGCTAACGAAACCCCGCATTATCGTCCTTTTGCTAATCACCACCGCAGGGGCGATGTGGATTGCTTCTGAAGGACAAGTGGATGCATTTTTGATGTTTATTACAGTTTTAGGAGGGGCGATCGCAGCAGCTTCAGCAAATGCGATTAACTGTTTATACGATCGCGATATCGATGCCAAAATGGAGCGCACTAGCTGGAGACCAATTCCATCAGGTAGAATTCAACCTCTTAATGCGCTGATTTTTGCGATCGTCTTAGCAATTATTTCCTTCACCTTGCTAACGGTATATGCAAATCTCCTTGCCGCTTGTCTAGCGATGTCAGGGATCGCTACCTATGTGGGCGTTTACACGATTTGGCTCAAGCGTTCCAGTACTCAAAATATTGTCATCGGTGGCGCAGCAGGTGCAATCCCTCCCTTAGTTGGTTGGGCAGCAGTAACTGGTGAACTAAGTTGGGCAGCGTGGGTTTTATTTGCAATTATTTTTGTATGGACTCCACCACATTTCTGGGCTTTGGCACTAATGATTCGTGATGAATATGCCAAGGTGGGCGTACCGATGTTGCCTGTCGTCAAGGGCGCAGAGGTGACGGCTGATCAAATTTTGCTTTACACATTGTTGTTGGTTCCTGTGTCGCTGTTGCTAGTTTATCCTTGCAATGTCATGGGTTTAGTCTATGCATTGTCGGCTGTTGGATTAGGTGGTGCATTTATATTTAAAGCAACGCAGTTATTAAAAGAGCCAAGCGATCGCACAGTTGCTCGGTCGGTATTCAAATATTCGATTCTCTATCTAGGGTTACTTTGTGTAGCGATGGGAATTGATAGCTTGCCAGTTGCTCATATCTCTGGAGAGAAAGCGATCGCTTTACTGCAAACTACAATCGCGATTCTAAATCCATAA